A stretch of the Rosa rugosa chromosome 5, drRosRugo1.1, whole genome shotgun sequence genome encodes the following:
- the LOC133710348 gene encoding protein DEHYDRATION-INDUCED 19 homolog 4-like, with the protein MDSDSWSNLFSSSNARRCQSRSDLFGHEEIEGDDEIKAEFLCPFCAEDFDVVGLCCHIDEEHPVEAKNGVCPVCAKRVGSNLVTHITTQHGSLLKVQRKRKFRRGSNSTFSILRKELREGSLQALLGGSSFPFSSNTEPDPLLSSFIYNAPDEHVSEQPHPLVEAPFMKESTKEESSERIAQQPPLSTKDQEEKARKCEFVQGLLMSTILDDL; encoded by the exons ATGGACTCTGATTCGTGGAGCAATCTGTTCTCGTCCTCGAACGCGAGGCGGTGCCAATCTCGATCCG ATCTGTTCGGACACGAGGAAATAGAGGGAGACGATGAGATAAAGGCTGAGTTTTTGTGCCCCTTTTGCGCGGAGGATTTCGATGTCGTTGGCCTTTGTTGTCACATCGATGAGGAACATCCCGTCGAGGCTAAGAATGGG gTCTGTCCAGTTTGTGCAAAGAGGGTGGGATCAAATCTTGTCACCCATATTACCACACAACATGGGAGTTTGTTAAAG GTTCAGCGCAAAAGGAAATTTCGCAGGGGATCTAATTCGACATTTTCAATATTAAGGAAAGAGCTGCGAGAAGGAAGTCTACAAGCCCTTCTGGGAGGTTCTTCATTCCCATTTTCTTCAAATACGGAACCTGATCCTTTGTTGTCTTCTTTTATATACAATGCACCTGATGAACATGTGAGTGAACAACCCCATCCTTTAGTCGAAGCACctttcatgaaggaaagcaCAAAAGAAGAGTCCTCAGAAAG AATTGCTCAACAACCACCTCTATCAACTAAAGACCAAGAGGAGAAGGCTCGGAAGTGTGAGTTTGTTCAAGGATTGCTGATGTCCACCATTCTTGATGATTTATGA